The window TGAATCTTGGTGTATGTTTCAGACAAAAGGAGAGCAGAGGCTGCTAGAATTAGAGAGAAATACCCTGACAGGATTCCTGTAAGTATCAATCTTTCTCCAGATTTATCATGTTTATATAGAATACTCATTTTTGTATTTGGCATGAAAAGACTTGTTTACCCTTATCTTTTTTCTTCTAGTAACAAGTAGTTGAGAAGATACCAAGTCCATGTTCACTTATCTACAGTTAAACACCTCCTTTAGTTTAAGGGCAGTGTAGTAAATTTGCTCATTTTCAACTCTTTCCTTAACATTTGTGCCATAATCGTTGCAACTTTCATAGTGTGGAACAGttaaaaatctttttgtattagACTATTAGTATTTGactatttgttatgttatatggtttcAAAATAAACTTCttgaattttattatttaaaggtgATTGTGGAGAAAGGGGAGAGAAGTGATGTTCCTAACATCGATAAGAAAAAGTAAGTAATCTGCTATAATAACATTTCCTACCATTCTTGCATTGAATATGACAGTTtcattaggggtaaaatggtctttttcagTGAAGTTGAAAATTGTTTAACATGAAATTAAAAATTGCAGGTACCTTGTTCCAGCTGATTTGACTGTTGGTCAATTTGTTTATGTGATACGTAAAAGGATTAAACTGAGTGCTGAGAAGGCCATATTCATCTTTGTTGACAATGCCCTGCCCCCAACAGGTaattttaccattttacccttttactCATCATAACTTCTAAAATGATTGAAATTCTCACTGAACTtgatgttttctatttatttcaaaatgAAGTATTAAAATGgtatataaattaaaattaaacttaTGTTCCAAAATTGAATTAAAATTACTATCAAGACTAAAAGGGCAAATGGGTAAATACTTTTGTGGTGTTTCTTTTTCAGGGGCAATTATGTCTGCGATATATGAAGAAAAGAAGGACGATGATGGTTTCTTGTATGTTACCTACAGTGGAGAGAACACGTTTGGAGACGATTGACATTTATTATGTTTTCATGACATTTTCCAATAATGGATTTTATATTTTCTTGGAATCTTGTTCTTTTATCAAGAATTTGACTACAATCATATAATTGGAGAATTGTATATAATCATTTACCCTTTGTTTTTATTCATGAatctttatatttaattttcatgGGTGTTTCTGTATTCTGATTGAGACCGAAGGAAATAATGAGTAGTTGTTTGTTATATCTTTTATCAATATGTGCAATGTAATATATCTTTTATCCATAATAGGAACTTAGTTATATTCTATTTCATGTAATACtgattttatttatatttctttactgaTTATAAACGTGTAAAATGCTTACAAGTTTCAttttgtatatgtatgttattgGAAAAGAAAtctaagtatgttgctattatgggtaaGTAATTGTAAGTAGGTTGCTATTGGGTGTAAAGAATTGAACGTATGTCTCCATTATGGGCTTACATGTTTCTATTATCGGAAATAAAAAATGTAAATATGTTGCTTTATCTGTCCAAACATGTAATTATATTACTATTATTATGGATTAAAAAtaagtatattatatatattgATAAAAATGAGAAACCATATTGCTAATTTCTGATATTTGcccttcattttataaaaaacgAATAATGGTCAATCATGATGTTCGGAAAATTAAGCCATAGATTGGTCGGATACTTGTCGCTTTTGGTTCCTATTTATATTTAAAGAAAAATACAATATGTTAATGAACtgaaaattttcatgaattttattcgtggaaacaagaacaaaactgaattccattttctttttctatttttttttgtgttataaaTTTAGGATTTGAATGTTTGTATATTGGTGGTGAAGGACTGATTATGAATTTCCGTAGGGTTTGGTGAAATGAAACTCATGTGTAACTAGATGAGTATAAAAGCTAGTGTCTTCTTCACTCTCTTATTTGGAATGTCATTAGCATGGGGAGAACCTATATAGGGACtattttgaagaattgaagtaTAATTGGAGTCCTAATGAAGATCTAAGCATCTCTTTATCGTCTCTTAGTGAATTGAAGGTATAATTCTTAATTACCTCCTATAAATTTTAAGTTaggtttggtttttttttttgtcaaatcctAAATTTTTGATTAACCTAGGGTTCTATGTGATTTCTAAGCTCTATTCTCCTTTTAGATTCAATCTACAAGCAACATCCCTTCCATAGATACTTATGGGGATTTGGATGGTAGTGGGTTTTCTAACCCTATGATTCATAAATATGAATTTCCTTATGTTCCTATTAATCCAAATTAGATTCTGGTGGTTTATATTGGTGATTTAGTGTAATTATATTTACTATCGACACAAACTCAGGAATACAGGGGTCCGGGGACAACGCCCCTGGGTACATGGTTCctaggggcagagcccctggcggTGACACCCGAAATTGATTATGTAAAACTATTTTTCTCTAACAAATGCAAAACAAAAAGATACTTTTCTATGTTTTGAATTTGGAAGTGGTCTGACTTCTAAATTGTCATTAATGGATTTTCTTAAATCAGATTTCGTGATACCCCATGCAATAGGGTCAAAATCATAGATTTTGGAAAATGATTCCAATCACGATTCTTGAATTATCCAAGTTTATATTGATATTCTTAGACCCAAAATCTTCTTGAATTATCCAAGTTTATTGATATTCTTATACCCaaaatctaacattttatttttcattcgCACATTATTTCATCAACATTTTGCCCAATAAGTTGTTTGATGGAGTTTTGATGGTGGAATTCGACATTTCAAGCTCTAATTTCATGTTTGAGTTATACATATGCTCTAATGAGTTATGGAGTTTGATAATGATTGCAGGTTAACTTAAGTAATTAATGATTATTTTTTGGTTATTGTTATGATTCCATAATTCATCTTTGAAGTTTCGAGTGAAATTAACAAGTCTAATGGAGAAGACACCATCATAATAAATGAGAGGGTTAAAAACAACCTGATTCAAACATGgaaaatgattttattttttatacaataataactCATGTATTTTTGGTAACAATAACCATAAATCAAAGTATTTATGACTTTACACTTTCATTGGTGAATTAGGAATCGGCATAACCGCATAACACTTTAGTTATGGCTGGAATCATAACTAGGTATTAGAATTGGTATTAAAAGTTGGATTAGTTAGAAAAGAATACGAACCTTATAGATGCTATTAAGAGTATTAAGGtggatttattcatatattattaatcaattattttgtcATATCATATTCCATTTTTTTCATAATAATCATATCTGATTAAATACTATTTTCTACTTGTAACGTCCCGGaaattacaaagaaaattttcatttttaaatactaTTTGCATAATCAAGTCTTCGCCTTGCCCCTACCATTTGTATTATATGAAACCATAAAATTAAATtgtaagccaaaacttagtgagttcccccaatgtACTCTGCACAACAAACCATAGTCACACATTGCATGTTGGGTCCATAGTTTCCCGATTGGATTACCCTTGGACCACAGTCTCCCGACTGGATTGTCCATCTAGGTCACAGTCTCCCGACTGGATTGCCCCGAGTTtgttggcctacaacatataTAAGTACCGCCTTAACACACccacactatgtcgacatatgcaacaaataaacatataaccaacaaGTACATGCAATCATACACATATACCAATCCAACATATAATCATCGaatacatgtaatcatacagatctaccagtctaacatagcatcatcctatataccaggatacataacctaatgggtcagcattggtgccttcaacccacgagtacagtgaggaaaactcacctaaaTGTCTGAAAGATGGTTGAACTAAATGTTGCTCCAAAAACCGACTCTACAGGTCACCTCTACAATAAACAATGTCTAAACCTCAATCTACTACTCAAATTATtctatttgacctaaagtcaaacttggacaGAAAAAAAGTCAGCAGTCAATGGTCAAAATAGTTACTCAAAAGTCACCCAGCTACTTGTCACATCGTGACCTAATTAGACAAAATAATCGTGATTCCTCACTCACATCGTGACACCCAAGTGTGCATGACGTGAGGAATACTCTATACATATTTGATGAACAAagctcttaatcccttaagatatgcaaccaacacttccagAATGTATTATCTACTTCAgaacatcataaaaatcattattttttggacatgcatgtccaatgcatgtcccaAACACAAGCTAGGGCACAAAAGGTAGAAATTGCATTAGAAGTTCATGCAAGAGTCTTAAAACCCAACTATACTTCATATCCAACACTTATATTACCAAAAGGACACcggagatccataaagttggcaactttatggattccaaCCACTATATCATTCTATGCATGAAAGATAAAGCATAAAAAatagatctaagcttatagaatCATAAAGCATTGAACTTGGAAGCTCACAAACGTCCAGAAGGTGTAAAGATGAATGATGGTGAGAATTGAATGCATAAATGATGAGCTAgatgctcttcctcttcttcttctttgctaGAAATCATCGAAAATGAGCTCAAAATCAACTATGGGGTGGTAGGGTTTCAAATGGAAATGcaaggaggtgatggaggctaaggGTGGGCTAACCCTATCCATCATTTcctttaaatacaaaataaatcccCAAAATTAGGTTTTTCCTCGCAGTCGGTCTCATTTCATAACCTATAAGGGCTCACATCGTGAGAATCAAAATATGTACGATTCTTCCATATGGGCTCACATTGTGACACCtaagtgctcacgtcgtgagcggGGTTTAAACTTGAAAATTAAATCGGTGCTTACCTGTaactgggtgttacaattcttccccacttggatcagacttcgtccttgaagtacAATGTTGCAAATAAATCTAGGTAATGCTCACACATCTCTGCCTcgggttcccaagtccactcggaaccCTTATGATGTTGCCATTGGACCTTGATAATGTACCACCTTATTACGCAAGGCCTTCGTCTTCCTATCCAGAATAGCCATCGGCCTCaccacataattcaggcgctcatcaacctgaattcCATCCATGGGAGCTACCATTGAATCATTGACCACACACTTCTGAAgttgagaaacatggaaggtgttgtgaatctggctgaGCTCCTTAGGTAGATCCAAGCGGTAAGTTACCTTGCCTACCCTGGCCACTAATCTGAATGGTCCAATAAATTAGGGACCCAAATTTCCCCTCTTCCCAAGCGTATAACACTATTCTAAGGTGATACCTTCCATAAAACCATATCCCTGACCTGGAACTCCATCTCAGATCATTGTCGGTCACTCTTCTGTCGGCACTGGGTTGTCTACAATCTCTGTCTGATCTATTGGATAAACTACTTAGTCTGAAGGACCACT of the Lactuca sativa cultivar Salinas chromosome 6, Lsat_Salinas_v11, whole genome shotgun sequence genome contains:
- the LOC111886934 gene encoding autophagy-related protein 8f; translated protein: MAKSLFKQEHDLDKRRAEAARIREKYPDRIPVIVEKGERSDVPNIDKKKYLVPADLTVGQFVYVIRKRIKLSAEKAIFIFVDNALPPTGAIMSAIYEEKKDDDGFLYVTYSGENTFGDD